The nucleotide window acttttccgaactcccaaacaaaacataaaaccctatacaacttttccaaacttacaaacaaaatttatattcaaacaattaattttataatatttttattcaactttctctctcattttctaaaacccaataaaaattttaactcaaattattttactactattcacaaatcatttcactactatttacatatattatgaaatattcttagtattcaaacgaggcctaagcTTCCTGGTGCAGAAGGCAAGCTCCTCGGCAAAGTTGCTACCCTCACACTTGTAAAGTTACCTAGCCTTGCATACCATCTTACGAAGTCACCAGCTCTAACTTCCTATACATGAGGTCATTTGGTACACACCAATATATACggcaaactaaaaaaaaaaaaaaaaaagaggagagggTAAGAAAGGGGAGGAGCCCAAATGAACTGTAAACTCAACTGGATACTATTAACGGCTTAATCTTCAACTCggtttctaacatttttttttttttgggtaagttTTGGTTTCTAACAATGATAATAGTGGAACAGCTTTAAGGCTGGCTTTTACCTACATGACTGAATGAATATCAACGTTTCCAACTAACATTTATATGTACATGCCGTACAACAAACATACCGTCCCCTAACTTGCCCAAGAATTTCTTGTGCTTTAGCACCATAGCCACTTTCTGCACCATCCTGCAGAGAATTGATCAATGATCAAAAGGTTGATTTCTAATACATACAAGTAAACACAGACAGAAGAAATTACAAATAAACATACAAGGACgaacaagaagaaaacaaaacatacCTTTGCCCAGTAAGAATTATCTTTAAGCCTCTCATCAGTAAAAACCACCTCATCAGATTTTACCCGCTGGAATGCATTCCCTGTCTTTGGCTGCAATAATAGAATCCATAAACATGGATATAGAAATATACTAACATCCTCATCATCGCACACAACAGAAATGACACTGATGAACCACAATTATCAACAAAACCACATCATCAATCCCAGCAACAGCCAACAGGAGCAACAACCTCAATCATGCAAATAGGAAAAAAGAACCTGTGCTTCAAGAACAATCATCATCACAATATCCTACAAAATGTGCCCCCAACTTCCCTAAACCTTTCAGTGATGCCCTCCAACCATCTTCCCCAAACTTAGCTATAGTGCACGAAATCCTATATCTCCAAGGCTTCTAAAACTAGTTGAACATGTAGAaaatatctttttctttatcggtaaacaaaatttgatTGATTATAAGAATAGACAAAAGCCCAACTATAATGTAGAAAGGACCTTTGACAGCTTAACAGTAACTATAGGAAGATGCCCAACAAAGTATAAAATGAGACCAATTGTAAATAGCGCAACTAACTGTTAACTTGTTTGTGCTCGGCAAATTTCTTAATATGGAAATGGTACATGCATTGTTGTTTTTTGCATTATATTTCCATACAAATTGAAACTGtgattacttttttttgttttcgatTGGCCCCGGGTGTCAGGGAACAgtgtcccaactaatcccgggggtgcaccggccttcggcaaggagtttcctgcaagtgcaccttAGGTAATTCAAGGGAGAAACCTCTCAATCCGATGGCccctaaaaattgtttgcacccaaggatatttgaaccttagacctgagGGGAGCATACCcacaagcccaaggcctttaccacttgagccaaaccCTAGGGGTAGAAACTGTGACTTTGAAGTTCTGACTAACTGAATATAAATCAAAACTGATTCACTGGTGACTATTTGAGGGGCATTTCAGAACCATACTAAACAAGTTCTATGCTTCAAACTTTTTAATAGGTTGAAGTCAATTCCATATGCAAGGCTTATATAATCCATGAATTTCACATTTACTACACCTTTCTGTTTTCTTCACACTATCTACTATAATTGTTATACTGAAGTAAACTTGTCTTTAATTTTCCAGTCCAATGTGAATTCCAGAGAGAATGATAAGTCTCAACTTACACTGATGCTATAGACAACAttcacattaaaataaataggaAGGAGACCTAATACAATATAGGCAAACATGGTAAAGAAGGCTATGACAAATAGAGATAGGTCGTAGAGTATGATCTTGGATAAGTCACAAAAGACATTCCATCCACATTTGGGAGGACCATCTTCAGCCTCCATTCACTCCTTTGACCAGTTGCTTGGGAAGGTACCAAGCCTTTAGGCCACATCCTTCATGTTTCGGACCTTATAAGATATAGTGCCAAAACAGGGctataatttagaaaatagcattctcaacatttttccCATATTGAGCTGAATTTGGAGCAACAACTCCCGAAtttgcaaaacaaataaaacgaGGCATCGTTACAAAAGTGCATATGCAAATTGCATGCCATTGATATTTAACACAAAAAACATATTTGACAGTTCCGACAGAAAGGACATGTAGTGAGATAGTATTCTGGGAACAGATCAAAACACTAGAGGCATTTTATTAATTGAAGGATTTGATTTTTAACCCTGAAGGTGGTCCACTTATGTTCCTCACTCATATGGTAACATTGGTGAGAAAGTAGTTGAGTTAGAGACATACCTCAACTGAACCATTACGTTGCTTCTTGGTTTTCTGAAAGGCAGgttcctttccatttttttcaaggTTTCCAAATGCCTGTCCATTAATATGTTTGttagatggttttagattttttttttaatgatggggGAACCACCCCACAGCAGAGCCCTTAGGCCTCACCAATGGAACCTAAACTCTCGGGAAGACTAGCACAGCAACCCACTGCCATGGCCTCCCACCTAAATCGCAGTTTGATCCCAGGGAGAATCAAACCTGTGaaacctgtgacatggggcacatgcacacaagttcacccttaccacttgggtTACCCATAGGTGggtggttttagaaaatattttgaactaaCTTCAAAACTTTCACATTGACTTACTTTTTCAGCACTTTTATCACTTCCTAGGGATGCATTGACCATGGCTTCTTGCTCACTTCTCTCAGATTCTTCCAAACCTTCTACCTTCCTAAGTTTCTGTTCTTCAGCTGCCTTTTTGTCAACAGGTTGGAAATCGTTTTCTTCAGAACtaaatctctttcttttttttggaacTTCTCTTATATTGTTAGCAGCATCCTCATCTGGCGtcttacattttttctttttctcattctttccATTTGCATCTCTTATCTCAATATCCTTTGAATCTGCACTAAGTAAACTTTCAGAAACCGAACCAtccacctttttctttttacttttggattTGGCGCTGCTCACTTCCAGAGTAGAGCCAGAATTATTGACTTGGGGATCTCTTGAACACTCTGCATCCTTAAATGTTGTAGAAACTACCCCTTGCTTTCCATCCAAGCCACCTTGCTTGGCATTGTCAAGAGAATCGGAAATAGgcttatctttctttttcttcttatgcTTCAATGTCTTCTCTGTGTCATCACCAACACATTGGCCTTCTGAGAGTATCATTTCATTAGTTTTTTCTTCAATTGCTACAGGCAGTGATTCCAATTGATAATGTtctacataattaataaaagatcCAGAATCTGagttgcttttctttttctttttctcctttcttttcttacCAGGTTCCTCCACAAGTGATCTAGTTCCTTGCACAAGAGAATCAGAAATCTTCTtgccttctttcctttttttagtTCTTACATTTGATTCTAGGGCTGCACCATTTGTTAGCTTCTCCTTGGAATTTTTAGGATGAGGGACTGTGGTTTTGGATTGACTGACAACATCACATTTATCTCCCTCActactttttccatttttctttcttccattttccaAAGCCACAGTGGAGGCACGTTCACCATCTCTTTTAACGATGTCATCATTCTTTATTTCTGAAATTGAACAGAACTAGAACATGAGATCAATCAAGAATTATGAAATAAAGCATATCCTCCTGTTAGTGTGTGTGTGACagtgagagggagggagggagggagggagacaaCCTATAACTCCCACCAACATCATAATTCAGAAATGGTGTTAAAGAATTTTTCCATACGTTGCTCATTCTGGAACTTGACTTTTGTGTTGGAATGATTCCTACATACAACAGAGAGCTTAAATAACATGAGAATAGAAACTTGAATTCATTGTTGTAAATAAACAATGGAATAACAACAAGCattacttgggctttgcctaggCCTCAATCGAAATtagatattaataaatattttacctatgaaaaaacaaacatatgtgtgtgtgtgtgtgtgtgtgtgtgtgaaaggtagagtttgctattaatattaaatttagttaCACCCATACAGATCTATATAACCTAAGGCTAAGGCATCCTTCATCTCTTGTGTTTTCCAACTCTTCTTTTATATTCCCTTACATGTCCCTATTTAGGACTTTCTCATAAGCTATGGCGTCTGTATAAATAGAATGCAGATGTTTTATTGGCAGGCTCTCGCCTGGGCTACCAAAAACCAGTCCTTGGAGCATGCCTCCTCTCAAATTGGTGAGATCATTGAATTGAAGGTACATTTGACATCATAGAACTTGGGAATAGTTAACAGGCAAAGAGATATTGGGCTGAAATGAATAGCTATAAAATGTTGCAAACTCCAAATGGATTGACTAAGCAATCATAAGGTGTGACAAACGTGCAGTAAATCCCAGCACACACGCCCCAATAAAAACATACGAAGTTTTTTGCCACATGAGGGCATAAGGAAACGAGTAGAAATTTTCGAGGgaaatatacaatttatttcaaAGATATCCACTATGGATAAGATATCCCGCAACGTTAACCATGTAGGCAAAGCAAATATAGAAAGTGTGTCAAGCATAACTCATAAGATCCAATAGTACcgccaagatttttttttccacttagGCTACCCCTCCCATGAACCTCCGGACCAACCAACCCGAATCTTCACTTGAAAGTGTCTGTGTTTATGGAGCAGAACGTGCAAAATCGAGCAACGGATCTTAgaacaataaaattttgaacaaCATGATTGTTTCAGTTTTTTTCGTTGGCATTTGGGTTGTCTACTCTCCTCTTTCAATTGACAACTTGATGCAAATAGGCTCTGCTCAAGTGCTAACAACCTCTACCTTCCCTTTCCACACTTTGCCAAGAACCCATTTTTAACATTTGGTAGGCCCATAAAAAACATTTGGGATAATTCCCAAAAAAACCAAGGGAGTTGGCAGGCCCCACCTCAACGGCCACAACAGTAATATATACACGAGCCATTATAAACAAGGATATcattattgattaattttttgtgCGTAGACAACCAAACATAtaatattggagattttttaaTCATACCACACCTCCAGATACTTGGAGTAAATCTCTTCCAAATCAAATGCTGAACCCTTCAAACCATCTTTCTGCAGCAACAAAAAGACCAATAACATTGAGATAGgctatcaaataatttttttttgactggcaaaaaaaatttattgatcataactcataagaataggcaacaGCCCAggtcttcaaaaaatatatacaagagcATTGCCTGTGCGTGCTAGTtcagtgatacaagaaattcatggaagctcattccattaaaatcaattacaaccgaccaatggagtaaagtattgaaaaacttTTCTAAGCTCACTGCTCATGtatcaaaaatcaaataatgaACAAGAACCCTTTAATGGGCATTCTAAGAAAATAAGTGGGTAAGTGGAAACTAGAAACattatcaataaataaacaCCTCATCAATGAATAAAATGTAACGGTTTGCTCAGACATCCTTTTTGCATAAGTTTTAGCACTGAATGCaggcaaataaaaaaacaaattcaagtgatatgcacaattaaattaaaaaatgttgagaatgatTTGTCATGGGAAGACAAATATTAGTTCAACCATACTTTACatggaaatattttattgtcTATGGAATCTCCCCTACAAAACGGGCTGTAAGAGTTTTTTTATGATGGAAAACTTTAAACTCATCTGTAACTCGTGCAACCAGATTTTTGCGGCAATGAATATTGCTAGCCTCACttctaacaattttaaaaccaatcacCATCATGGTATAAAGAAGCCAGGGGGAAAACTCTCTTACAACTTCAGTTAATCAACACTTTGAAATGGAAAAAACCCTgttcattttcacaatattACATATTCATTGATAATAGAAGAATATAAGGTCAACAACATTCCCAATTCTTTTGAACTGCAAGACCACAGAACTTGATATTCTAAGAGCACGATTATTTAGATCAGGTCAATTGAATAAATGGTCACTTAGTCAcgtcattttgttttattttgtacaCCAGGTCACATCATTGAGTTCCTTCTAAATCTTCAATCTTTATCGCTCCTAAACAAGTCAAATTACATTTGGGGCCTGTTTGGAATTGTGTtaggagtcttaaaaagtgcttaaatagacttaaaagtcatttaataataaaattaggttGTTTGGTTGTTccatattaaagtactttttaatctcaaataagttaaaaagtatgtttgagaaaaagcatcattttgatttttcctCAAACATGCTTTTTCGAATAATGCCAAacataattctaatttttaaaaagattattaatgaGCAAAAATACCCATACAATTTTAAGACAATTACAGGTTTTCCATTTGATCTTATTGCATTGCAGGCACGACACTACAACTTTCAAATGATCTTCTATGTCATTTATGCCTCAAAAagtacttttttatattatttccaaATAAATGTAAAGTGTTTTACACAGagtaagtaattttttaataataaaacttactACTTAAGCTCTACAACTATAaactttgaattaaaaattatattatccacTGCAATTCTAAACATGCGCTTAGCCAAGCAACAAAATAATTCTGAGAGAACAAAAAGATCTAAAAAAATGGTGCATGCGACGTGCattaaagtgaaaaagaaatacgcaaaatccaaaaacaatcaACTGCCCTGTTCCTCTACTTTGTCCCGGTAAACAAACAGAGCCGCATCTACCTTGACTTGAGCTTCGGATCGAAACTTCTTTAGGGCCTTGGAGAACCCATTGCGGTCCAAGAAATGGGCAACAGCCTCGAGGAGGAGGACCTTTTGGTCCGCAGTTAGGGCGCCGGAGGAGGCCTTATCGGAGCAGGGCTTCCTCATGGTGCTTGAGTTTGCAAGCAGAACTTGGCGAGGCTTCAGGGCCAGAAGGGCAGGGTCCACAGGTGGGTTCTGGCTGATTAGGGTTTTGGGCATGCTAGTCAGCTGTTCAAACACCGAATTGCCGGGGGTCGAGGACATAAACCTATGGCAGTGTGGGAGGGTTTAGCGTGCAgggattagggtttttgaaGCTCGCTGGCTTTCGTTATGGAGATATCTATTACTGGCTTGTAATTTAGCCTTTGTTTGGTTACGAGAAGTTGGATAAGCTTGGAGTGAGATAATatcataattttgtgaataatagtaggTAATTTGAAAGtgagataatatgaaaaatttatgaataataataaaataatttgtgaataataataagatagtttaagttaatgttttatagagttttgaaaattaagaaagaaaattttgaataaaaaaattataaaattataatattattataatatattttttaatattatttttaatttaaaatttgaaaatgttgaattgttttttatttgtttgtttaaaagtttggaaaaattataataagtatGTTAACGTCGAGTTTCGTACGCCTTTGAATCAGATTCCAGCAATTCGAGTTTTCTGGATTTGGTTCTATGCACACGAAGAAGACAAGGAGAATGGGGGTCTTGGTGAGGCCAGGGACTcttcgatgcttaagtcagtatcttcttttaaaagtttataaattaagTAGAGAGAGTTTCTTCATACTTATGAACTGCTATTTATACTAGAAGTATAGAGGGACAGATCATGCCTGTCCCCATGGGGCCATGTCCTTTCATCTGTTTGTTTTGTCAGGATCATTTAATGTGACGACATTATTAATACTGCATGTAGTCTGGGAGTGGTGCCATTAATACGATGTGGTTTACTAACTTGCTTTGTTCTGCAGGCGTTCTTGGTAGCTCGTCGATGCCCTCATGTCAGAAGATCAAAGGCTCTCCTTACATTTATGTCTGTCTAGTATCACAGGTCCCTATGAGCGGGACGTCATGGGGAGGCGTCAGGTCGGCCTATCCCATCAGCCCTTGCTACTCGTTCACCTTTTGTGTGGATTACTTTAAGGGCAAGTTTAGTCCTTAGGCCAAGTACTTTGTGAAAGCCCACCAACCTTGTTTAGGGATACTTCCTGAGCTCGATTGGGCTTGGCCGAGGAGCTTCATGGCCTACTAGCCTTTCATGGGTACCTTGCGGGCCGATTGGGGGAGGGGAAAATCTCCTTATagtttagtttgaaaaaattgtaatgattactttaaaaatatttgcgtttaaatgatgtttaggaatcatatgagataagatgatataagaattttgagatggaaattttttcaaaaaagccCTAAGAAGCACGGTTTAGGCGAGGGATTAACAGTGGGTCTAGTCATCTGGGCCCTGAGTTGTGGTTCTCAAGCCCAATTATCAGTCTTCCCACAACACCCACACCTAATAGTTAAGACAAGGTCAATCTTGTCATTTTATACATGCGAACGATTGGGATTCTTTTTACAATTGTAGTCGACTTTGGACCGTCAATGGTATAAACTCTTCCAAAGCAATCTCCACAAAACCCTAGTTCCCAATCTATAACAAGCCCTCTTCTCCAGCATTTCTGTGTAGCGAAACCCATCATCTCTCCAAAGAGCTCAAGCACCAGCAATCCCAAAGTAACTCGCTTTTCACTCTTAGTTCCTTTGCATTTTTCTTATTCTGAAATTTTCTATGCATTTTCTAAACTCATCTGGTTCTATTggaaccaaaataaatatattgtaacaCGCAAGGAAGGGTGATGGTGATTCTCACTTAAAGGGTGAGGGCCTCTGTGGGTAAAAAGATAGAGAGAATAGAGAATTGGGAAATCGTATTATATTTTGCTTGAATGGGAATGATCACCTGGCAGAGAGGATATACAATAGGGAGTTGCTATAGATACGCATAAATCTCAcacactgatttttttttctccaaaaagTGATCTACCTGATACTAGAGAAAAGACTGAGAAGTAAAGGTGCTGTACATGCCATCCCGTCTTCCTTGCATCCATTTCACAAGCTTTCATTCCTGCCCAACCACgtcttcttcagcaaaccaGGTTTGTAGCTCACTcgttctcactctctctctctctctctctcaatcattCTCCGGTTTCCGTTTcttcgttcttttttttttctttttctatttggCATcgccaggaaaaaaaaattttgcatttttacACATTAGATTTTTACACATTCAGTATGTTATAGCCCTGCATTTTTACACATTCTCAGATTTTTACACATTAAGTATCCTTCCCACTTCCCATTCATGTTATAGCCctgcatttgtttttttttttttttttggatgtatATGTTTTATAGTTTGAAGTATGTACTTGTGTTCTAGTCTGAAGTATATTCTAGTACGAAGTGCATTTTATGTCTGAAGTATGAAGTGTTATAGTATGAAACCATATGTATAAtatgagttttaaaaataattttggttttgtatagtattgttttatatatttttattattattttactttatagCTATAATCAAGATGGAATAATGTCGATTGATATTTTCTGAGGAAGAACACGATAGTGACAGTCTTGACACTCCACAaggttaaatgttaattattggatttttaatgacATTGTTTTATGGACTCTTTTAAATATCgattattttatgatatgtttaatcgattttaaataaatcatgTTTTGCTTAATGTAGACCAACAAGAATAAGCTAGATCTCAGTATACTGAGAATCAAAAGGTTGAAGAACCGAATGTTGATATGATATTTGAGACTTAAGCATATGTTATTGAATACTACACAAAGTATGCCAAACATGAGGGATTTGGAGTGTTGAAAAGAACATCGACTACTGGGGATTATGGGGAGGTAAAATATTTCAGCATAGCATACAGTCGCCATCACAAGCCAATAAGCAAGTCATCAAAAATTGATCAGCCAAAGCCAGTAGGAGGGACAGATTGCAAGACTAAGATTAATGTAAAGCAAATAGCCGATAGAATGTATCAGTTACCCAATGTCATCCTCGAACATAATCATGCAGTGAATTCGAGTAAGTCAATACATATTTCTTaccataaaatattatcaagttggtcgaaaaaaaaaaagaattgagatgatgaataaaaccGGAATCCATCTagttaaaaattacaaaactatgcTTATTGAAGGGGGTGGATATGAGAATCTCACTTTTTGAGAGAAAGAGTGCAGGAATCATACCAACAAAGTTCGTAATGAGTtgcttggagaatgagatgtaaAGTCATTTCACAATTATTTGGTGCGGtagcaagagaaaaataattattttttctatgcGATGGATCTAGATGAAGAGAGGTTGAGAAATGTATTTTGGGCGGATGTCCGAAGTAGGGCAGCTTATGATTCATTTGGAGATGTCATAACATTTGACACAACGTAtttgacaaataaatataaaatgtcaTTTGCCATTTTCCTAGAAGTCAACCACCACGATTAATCGATACTTTTTTGATGTGGTCTTATATCAaataagacatatatatatttgtgtggtTGTTCGACTCATGGTTAAGGTGTAGACAGGACGGGCTCCTAATGCAATTATAACCGATCAAGATAGGGCAATGAAAACGGCAATAGCAAAAGTTTTTTCGAGTGCCAAGCATAGATTCTGTTTAtgacatattttattcaaattaccTCATAAGCTGAGATCTCATTCGCAATATGAAAACTTTAAAGGCCCTTtattaaattgtatatatgacTCTTTTGAGCTGtcaataatttgaagaaaagtgGCAAAACATCATTCAGAGCAATGGTTTAACAAACAATGCTTGGTTGAGTAAGCTGTATGAGGAGCAGCATCAATGGGTACCTACATATGTGAGAGGTAAGTTTTGGGCCGGAATGTCCACAACCCAGCATAGCGAGAGTATGAACGCATTTTTTGATAGCTATGTAAATGCAACCACACCATTGAAGAAATTTGTTGGAAACTATGATAATGCTTTAGCCAGGATGGTCGAGAATGAGAATATAACTAATTTTGATTCATTCCAATGAAATATCTCTTATATTACGGTCCATGCaattga belongs to Juglans regia cultivar Chandler chromosome 8, Walnut 2.0, whole genome shotgun sequence and includes:
- the LOC109013098 gene encoding lisH domain-containing protein C1711.05-like isoform X2, yielding MSSTPGNSVFEQLTSMPKTLISQNPPVDPALLALKPRQVLLANSSTMRKPCSDKASSGALTADQKVLLLEAVAHFLDRNGFSKALKKFRSEAQVKKDGLKGSAFDLEEIYSKYLEVWNHSNTKVKFQNEQQIKNDDIVKRDGERASTVALENGRKKNGKSSEGDKCDVVSQSKTTVPHPKNSKEKLTNGAALESNVRTKKRKEGKKISDSLVQGTRSLVEEPEGQCVGDDTEKTLKHKKKKKDKPISDSLDNAKQGGLDGKQGVVSTTFKDAECSRDPQVNNSGSTLEVSSAKSKSKKKKVDGSVSESLLSADSKDIEIRDANGKNEKKKKCKTPDEDAANNIREVPKKRKRFSSEENDFQPVDKKAAEEQKLRKVEGLEESERSEQEAMVNASLGSDKSAEKAFGNLEKNGKEPAFQKTKKQRNGSVEPKTGNAFQRVKSDEVVFTDERLKDNSYWAKDGAESGYGAKAQEILGQVRGRDFRHEKTKKKRGTYRGGQIDLQSHSIRFNYSDDE
- the LOC109013098 gene encoding nucleolar and coiled-body phosphoprotein 1-like isoform X1, giving the protein MSSTPGNSVFEQLTSMPKTLISQNPPVDPALLALKPRQVLLANSSTMRKPCSDKASSGALTADQKVLLLEAVAHFLDRNGFSKALKKFRSEAQVKKDGLKGSAFDLEEIYSKYLEVWNHSNTKVKFQNEQQIKNDDIVKRDGERASTVALENGRKKNGKSSEGDKCDVVSQSKTTVPHPKNSKEKLTNGAALESNVRTKKRKEGKKISDSLVQGTRSLVEEPGKKRKEKKKKKSNSDSGSFINYVEHYQLESLPVAIEEKTNEMILSEGQCVGDDTEKTLKHKKKKKDKPISDSLDNAKQGGLDGKQGVVSTTFKDAECSRDPQVNNSGSTLEVSSAKSKSKKKKVDGSVSESLLSADSKDIEIRDANGKNEKKKKCKTPDEDAANNIREVPKKRKRFSSEENDFQPVDKKAAEEQKLRKVEGLEESERSEQEAMVNASLGSDKSAEKAFGNLEKNGKEPAFQKTKKQRNGSVEPKTGNAFQRVKSDEVVFTDERLKDNSYWAKDGAESGYGAKAQEILGQVRGRDFRHEKTKKKRGTYRGGQIDLQSHSIRFNYSDDE